A genomic window from Micromonospora violae includes:
- a CDS encoding glycosyltransferase family 4 protein, producing MADTFEVLRGDGTPAAANAIHNSSRMVPEPGGVAHPTESPVPPYRVLLTCDFFEPGFRAGGPVRSVAQLLDTVSPSIEVTMVTRDRDLGSTEPYPGLSGHWARRGPARIYYLDPGRLRQWYALLKTLRSSPFDLLYVNSLWAMSSILPILAAITRIIRVERILVAPRGELAASALGVKSRKKRLFLSVWRPILRRRRVQWHATNPHEAQLIRDLFPWARIETRRNEVSLPAEPIPPADNGGSPRLVFIGRINPIKNLAKVIEALTLVTRPVVFDVYGPIEDRPYWAECQLLAQRLPASVTFSYRGELAHQAVRSTFARYDMFVFPTQGENFGHVIAESLSASCPVICSDETPWSPVLRAGGGVVLTDATVATLAHQIDQFAQRGQEERLAARRAAGQAYRSWRAETAGPNILDRIRLTVAER from the coding sequence GTGGCTGACACCTTCGAGGTCCTGCGCGGCGACGGCACCCCCGCAGCCGCGAACGCAATTCACAATTCCTCCCGCATGGTTCCCGAACCAGGTGGTGTCGCCCATCCCACCGAATCACCCGTGCCGCCGTACCGCGTCCTGCTGACGTGTGACTTCTTCGAACCGGGATTTCGGGCCGGCGGTCCGGTCCGATCCGTCGCCCAACTGCTCGACACCGTATCGCCGTCGATCGAGGTGACGATGGTGACGAGGGACCGCGACCTCGGCTCGACGGAGCCGTATCCCGGCCTGTCGGGTCACTGGGCGCGCCGCGGTCCGGCCCGCATCTACTACCTTGATCCAGGCCGACTCCGGCAGTGGTACGCATTGCTGAAAACGCTCCGATCGAGCCCTTTCGACCTGCTCTACGTCAACAGCCTCTGGGCGATGTCGTCGATTCTGCCGATTCTCGCCGCGATCACACGCATCATCCGGGTCGAACGGATACTCGTTGCGCCAAGAGGTGAGTTGGCAGCGAGCGCACTTGGGGTCAAGAGCCGCAAGAAGCGCTTGTTCCTCAGCGTTTGGCGACCCATTCTCAGGCGGCGCCGGGTCCAGTGGCACGCCACCAACCCGCACGAAGCGCAACTGATCAGGGACCTCTTTCCCTGGGCCCGGATCGAGACCCGACGCAACGAGGTGTCACTTCCGGCAGAGCCGATCCCCCCGGCCGACAACGGCGGTTCTCCGCGTCTCGTTTTCATCGGTCGCATCAACCCGATCAAGAATCTGGCGAAGGTGATCGAGGCCCTCACGCTGGTGACGCGGCCGGTGGTGTTCGACGTCTACGGCCCCATTGAGGACCGGCCCTATTGGGCCGAATGCCAACTGCTCGCCCAGCGGTTGCCGGCGTCCGTGACGTTCTCCTACCGGGGAGAACTCGCCCACCAGGCGGTCCGGTCCACCTTCGCCCGGTACGACATGTTCGTCTTTCCGACCCAGGGGGAGAACTTCGGCCACGTCATCGCAGAGAGCCTCTCCGCGTCGTGCCCGGTGATCTGTTCGGACGAGACCCCCTGGAGCCCGGTGCTCCGGGCCGGCGGTGGAGTCGTCCTGACGGATGCCACGGTGGCGACTCTGGCTCACCAGATTGACCAGTTCGCCCAGCGCGGCCAGGAGGAACGGCTTGCGGCACGCCGCGCGGCGGGTCAGGCCTATCGGTCCTGGCGGGCCGAGACCGCCGGGCCGAACATCCTCGACCGGATCCGGTTGACAGTCGCGGAACGCTGA